From a single Larimichthys crocea isolate SSNF chromosome XIII, L_crocea_2.0, whole genome shotgun sequence genomic region:
- the ripor2 gene encoding rho family-interacting cell polarization regulator 2 isoform X1: MAVTDVAEDDLDEMMREEAEDVFYEDGVSSRIPEIMAAGTHSPGGPNGIIRSQSFAGFSTLQERRSRCNSFMGNSAVQKKPQSKPKKPHLSGHKGGSSSREPQPKRLEEVYTALKQGLDEYLEVHQTELDKLMSLMKDMKRNSRLGVLYDLDKQIKTIERYMRRLEFHMSKVDELYEAFCIQSRLREGASRMKQAFSSSPSTKGTKESIAEVNRRYKEYTENMSTFESELENLLGEFHIKMKGLAGFARLCPGDQYEIFMRYGRQRWKLKGRIEVNSRQSWDGDDMVFMPLITDLINIKVTELKGLATHMLVGSVICETKELFTAMPQVVAVDVNDLGTIKLNLEVTWYPFDVEDLTLSSGNVSKATALQRRVSVYSQGTPETPTFQDTSFFSTLPDDVFENGGCGVAECKRLSFTFSDTSGSTPSPSPAPSSHSTGQSNPEITVTPPETDPSPTQILTTREDSIAEEHLVEEEEEEEEEEYEEDGETGSRGSRASLASDEAEVAEDSEWEHTESQRNSGSNCGSAAVSLCSDGHLSTVAPEDVFLDHNDELKPVELDTEEAGSLTRQLVRRLTSSEIVSPNGSSTEAGGSLSWAGEGSRAFLESSLEEAIHSLLMRLESLTHRCRELQDLEQEVMRLEDLLKCRLPGHRSRSSSLSLTVESALESFDFLNTSDFDDEDTGDDNAVLSIPQRSPLFDTDGERIGSQHPEARGHLSEALTEDTGVGNSVAGSPLPLTTGNENLDVAIVIHLQYCNHLIQLLTNGVGVWQRRSLLLKLSGQTQLLEELAEISVDRLGAITSAADVLPGLAERPQLMTLWSECSGSAGLFHTTLDRVFKHMNQCYAAVLQERRPHSADSVIGVVVGEMVDRSDLVPAALSQDVLTVFQLHSYILQHEVHDMETHLLHLAREDMFTEALYHGDSSQRLAELEEVPVSSLWPRNSTLRALASLLTAEDPQVNKAAADYLSSATSHGHFRTRAVEWYTQALSEAGGHSQRAACSALSCLQAVESIRAVVALCDSADEELRHVAIETLLTFGEEGRLAYEQLDTVPGDIIHLGTRRGNAVTTAF, from the exons gtGTAACTCCTTCATGGGGAACTCGGCAGTGCAGAAGAAGCCTCAGTCCAAGCCAAAGAAGCCGCACCTGTCAGGACACAAGGGGGGCAGCAGCTCCAGAGAGCCGCAGCCCAAAAGACTGGAGGAGGTTTACACTGCACTCAAACAAGGCCTGGA TGAGTATCTTGAAGTTCATCAGACAGAGTTGGACAAACTCATGTCTCTGATGAAGGACATGAAGAGGAACTCTCGCCTG ggAGTGCTGTACGATCTCGACAAG CAAATCAAAACCATTGAGAGGTACATGAGACGTCTGGAGTTTCACATGAGCAAG gtGGATGAGCTATACGAGGCCTTCTGCATCCAGAGCCGTCTGAGGGAAGGTGCCAGCCGGATGAAGCaggccttctcctcctctccctccactaAAGGCACCAAGGAAAGCATCGCAGAGGTCAACCGCCGCTACAAGGAGTACACAGAG aaCATGAGCACATTCGAGAGTGAACTGGAGAACCTGCTCGGGGAGTTTCACATCAAAATGAAGG GTTTGGCAGGCTTTGCTAGGCTCTGTCCTGGAGACCAGTATGAG ATTTTCATGCGGTACGGTCGGCAGCGGTGGAAGTTGAAGGGGAGGATTGAAGTGAACTCCAGACAGAGTTGGGATGGCGATGATATGGTCTTCATGCCGCTCATCACCGACCTTATTAACATCAAG GTGACAGAGCTGAAGGGCCTGGCCACTCACATGCTGGTGGGCAGCGTGATCTGTGAGACAAAGGAGCTGTTCACTGCCATGCCTCAGGTGGTGGCTGTGGACGTTAATGACCTGGGGACCATCAAACTCAACCTGGAGGTCACGTGGTA CCCCTTCGACGTCGAGGACCTGACTCTGTCATCTGGCAACGTGAGCAAAGCTACAGCGCTCCAGAGACGAGTGTCAGTCTACAGCCAGGGCACGCCGGAGACCCCCACCTTCCAGGACACCTCCTTCTTT tCCACCTTACCAGACGATGTCTTTGAGAACGGTGGTTGCGGTGTGGCAGAGTGCAAGCGTCTCTCCTTCACCTTCTCTGACACCTCTGGTTCCACGCCCAGCCCCAGCCCGGCTCCGAGCTCACACTCCACAGGCCAGTCTAACCCTGAGATCACAGTCACTCCTCCAGAAACAGACCCATCACCAACACAAATACTCACAACGAGGGAGGACTCTATCGCAGAGGAGCATTtagtggaagaggaggaggaggaggaggaggaggagtacgAAGAGGATGGGGAGACAGGTAGCAGAGGAAGTAGGGCCAGCCTCGCCAGTGATGAAGCCGAGGTGGCAGAGGACTCTGAGTGGGAGCACACAGAGTCCCAGCGAAATTCTGGCTCCAACTGTggttcagctgctgtttccctctgttctGACGGACACCTGTCTACAGTGGCTCCAGAGGATGTTTTCTTAGACCACAACGATGAACTGAAACCTGTGGAGCTGGACACAGAGGAGGCGGGCAGCCTTACCAGGCAGCTTGTGAGAAGGCTGACTTCTTCGGAAATTGTGTCGCCAAACGGGAGCTCCACGGAAGCAGGAGGAAGCCTGAGCTGGGCTGGAGAGGGAAGCAGGGCTTTCCTGGAGAGCAGCCTGGAGGAGGCCATCCACAGTCTGCTCATGAGGCTCGAGTCTCTCACTCACcgctgcagagagctgcaggacCTCGAGCAGGAAGTGATGCGTCTGGAGGACCTGCTCAAG TGTCGACTGCCGGGTCACAGGAGCCGCTCATCCAGCCTCAGTCTGACAGTGGAGAGTGCCTTGGAGAGCTTCGACTTCCTCAACACCTCTGACTTCGATGATGAGGATACTGGAGACGATAACGCCGTCCTCAGCATCCCACAGAGGTCTCCGCTGTTTGATACAGACGGAGAGAGGATCGG CAGCCAGCATCCAGAAGCCAGAGGACACCTGAGTGAAGCCCTGACAGAGGACACCGGGGTGGGCAACAGTGTGGCGGGAAGCCCCCTGCCTCTCACCACCGGAAACGAGAACCTGGACGTGGCTATCGTCATCCACCTGCAGTACTGTAATCACCTCATACAG CTGTTGACCAATGGGGTGGGTGTGTGGCAGCGTCGCAGTCTTCTCCTCAAACTGTCGGGGCAGACTCAGCTGTTGGAGGAACTAGCAGAGATCAGTGTGGACAGGCTTGGAGCAATTACATCTGCTGCTGATG ttctcCCGGGCCTCGCAGAGCGCCCACAGCTGATGACTCTGTGGTCGGAGTGCAGCGGGTCTGCAGGACTTTTCCACACCACGTTGGACAGAGTGTTCAAACACATGAACCAGTGCTACGCAGCAGTGCTGCAAGAGAGGCGCCCACACAGCGCCGACTCAG TGATTGGTGTCGTAGTGGGCGAGATGGTGGACAGGAGCGATCTGGTGCCGGCTGCACTCTCCCAGGACGTCCTGACTGTGTTTCAGCTCCACAGTTACATCTTACAGCATGAAGTGCACGACATGGAGACACACCTGCTGCATCTGGCCAGAGAGG ATATGTTCACAGAGGCTCTGTACCATGGAGATTCTTCTCAGCGTCTagcagagctggaggaggtgcCTGTGTCGTCCCTATGGCCTAGAAACAGCACTTTGAGAGCTCTGGCCTCCCTGCTCACTGCAGAGGACCCTCAGGTCAACAAGGCAGCAGCTGACTACCTCTCCTCTGCAACGTCACACGGCCACTTCAGGACCAGA GCAGTGGAGTGGTACACCCAGGCACTGTCAGAGGCTGGAGGTCATAGCCAGAGGGCCGCCTGCTCAGCTCTCAGCTGTCTGCAG gCAGTAGAAAGTATCAGGGCAGTAGTAGCACTGTGTGATTCAGCTGATGAAGAGCTTCGCCACGTCGCCATAGAAACCCTGCTCACATTCG GTGAGGAGGGGCGGCTGGCATATGAACAGCTGGACACGGTGCCGGGGGACATCATCCATCTGGGGACGCGCCGAGGAAACGCCGTCACCACTGCCTTCTGA
- the ripor2 gene encoding rho family-interacting cell polarization regulator 2 isoform X2 → MAVTDVAEDDLDEMMREEAEDVFYEDGVSSRIPEIMAAGTHSPGGPNGIIRSQSFAGFSTLQERRSRCNSFMGNSAVQKKPQSKPKKPHLSGHKGGSSSREPQPKRLEEVYTALKQGLDEYLEVHQTELDKLMSLMKDMKRNSRLGVLYDLDKQIKTIERYMRRLEFHMSKVDELYEAFCIQSRLREGASRMKQAFSSSPSTKGTKESIAEVNRRYKEYTENMSTFESELENLLGEFHIKMKGLAGFARLCPGDQYEIFMRYGRQRWKLKGRIEVNSRQSWDGDDMVFMPLITDLINIKVTELKGLATHMLVGSVICETKELFTAMPQVVAVDVNDLGTIKLNLEVTWYPFDVEDLTLSSGNVSKATALQRRVSVYSQGTPETPTFQDTSFFSTLPDDVFENGGCGVAECKRLSFTFSDTSGSTPSPSPAPSSHSTGQSNPEITVTPPETDPSPTQILTTREDSIAEEHLVEEEEEEEEEEYEEDGETGSRGSRASLASDEAEVAEDSEWEHTESQRNSGSNCGSAAVSLCSDGHLSTVAPEDVFLDHNDELKPVELDTEEAGSLTRQLVRRLTSSEIVSPNGSSTEAGGSLSWAGEGSRAFLESSLEEAIHSLLMRLESLTHRCRELQDLEQEVMRLEDLLKCRLPGHRSRSSSLSLTVESALESFDFLNTSDFDDEDTGDDNAVLSIPQRSPLFDTDGERIGQHPEARGHLSEALTEDTGVGNSVAGSPLPLTTGNENLDVAIVIHLQYCNHLIQLLTNGVGVWQRRSLLLKLSGQTQLLEELAEISVDRLGAITSAADVLPGLAERPQLMTLWSECSGSAGLFHTTLDRVFKHMNQCYAAVLQERRPHSADSVIGVVVGEMVDRSDLVPAALSQDVLTVFQLHSYILQHEVHDMETHLLHLAREDMFTEALYHGDSSQRLAELEEVPVSSLWPRNSTLRALASLLTAEDPQVNKAAADYLSSATSHGHFRTRAVEWYTQALSEAGGHSQRAACSALSCLQAVESIRAVVALCDSADEELRHVAIETLLTFGEEGRLAYEQLDTVPGDIIHLGTRRGNAVTTAF, encoded by the exons gtGTAACTCCTTCATGGGGAACTCGGCAGTGCAGAAGAAGCCTCAGTCCAAGCCAAAGAAGCCGCACCTGTCAGGACACAAGGGGGGCAGCAGCTCCAGAGAGCCGCAGCCCAAAAGACTGGAGGAGGTTTACACTGCACTCAAACAAGGCCTGGA TGAGTATCTTGAAGTTCATCAGACAGAGTTGGACAAACTCATGTCTCTGATGAAGGACATGAAGAGGAACTCTCGCCTG ggAGTGCTGTACGATCTCGACAAG CAAATCAAAACCATTGAGAGGTACATGAGACGTCTGGAGTTTCACATGAGCAAG gtGGATGAGCTATACGAGGCCTTCTGCATCCAGAGCCGTCTGAGGGAAGGTGCCAGCCGGATGAAGCaggccttctcctcctctccctccactaAAGGCACCAAGGAAAGCATCGCAGAGGTCAACCGCCGCTACAAGGAGTACACAGAG aaCATGAGCACATTCGAGAGTGAACTGGAGAACCTGCTCGGGGAGTTTCACATCAAAATGAAGG GTTTGGCAGGCTTTGCTAGGCTCTGTCCTGGAGACCAGTATGAG ATTTTCATGCGGTACGGTCGGCAGCGGTGGAAGTTGAAGGGGAGGATTGAAGTGAACTCCAGACAGAGTTGGGATGGCGATGATATGGTCTTCATGCCGCTCATCACCGACCTTATTAACATCAAG GTGACAGAGCTGAAGGGCCTGGCCACTCACATGCTGGTGGGCAGCGTGATCTGTGAGACAAAGGAGCTGTTCACTGCCATGCCTCAGGTGGTGGCTGTGGACGTTAATGACCTGGGGACCATCAAACTCAACCTGGAGGTCACGTGGTA CCCCTTCGACGTCGAGGACCTGACTCTGTCATCTGGCAACGTGAGCAAAGCTACAGCGCTCCAGAGACGAGTGTCAGTCTACAGCCAGGGCACGCCGGAGACCCCCACCTTCCAGGACACCTCCTTCTTT tCCACCTTACCAGACGATGTCTTTGAGAACGGTGGTTGCGGTGTGGCAGAGTGCAAGCGTCTCTCCTTCACCTTCTCTGACACCTCTGGTTCCACGCCCAGCCCCAGCCCGGCTCCGAGCTCACACTCCACAGGCCAGTCTAACCCTGAGATCACAGTCACTCCTCCAGAAACAGACCCATCACCAACACAAATACTCACAACGAGGGAGGACTCTATCGCAGAGGAGCATTtagtggaagaggaggaggaggaggaggaggaggagtacgAAGAGGATGGGGAGACAGGTAGCAGAGGAAGTAGGGCCAGCCTCGCCAGTGATGAAGCCGAGGTGGCAGAGGACTCTGAGTGGGAGCACACAGAGTCCCAGCGAAATTCTGGCTCCAACTGTggttcagctgctgtttccctctgttctGACGGACACCTGTCTACAGTGGCTCCAGAGGATGTTTTCTTAGACCACAACGATGAACTGAAACCTGTGGAGCTGGACACAGAGGAGGCGGGCAGCCTTACCAGGCAGCTTGTGAGAAGGCTGACTTCTTCGGAAATTGTGTCGCCAAACGGGAGCTCCACGGAAGCAGGAGGAAGCCTGAGCTGGGCTGGAGAGGGAAGCAGGGCTTTCCTGGAGAGCAGCCTGGAGGAGGCCATCCACAGTCTGCTCATGAGGCTCGAGTCTCTCACTCACcgctgcagagagctgcaggacCTCGAGCAGGAAGTGATGCGTCTGGAGGACCTGCTCAAG TGTCGACTGCCGGGTCACAGGAGCCGCTCATCCAGCCTCAGTCTGACAGTGGAGAGTGCCTTGGAGAGCTTCGACTTCCTCAACACCTCTGACTTCGATGATGAGGATACTGGAGACGATAACGCCGTCCTCAGCATCCCACAGAGGTCTCCGCTGTTTGATACAGACGGAGAGAGGATCGG CCAGCATCCAGAAGCCAGAGGACACCTGAGTGAAGCCCTGACAGAGGACACCGGGGTGGGCAACAGTGTGGCGGGAAGCCCCCTGCCTCTCACCACCGGAAACGAGAACCTGGACGTGGCTATCGTCATCCACCTGCAGTACTGTAATCACCTCATACAG CTGTTGACCAATGGGGTGGGTGTGTGGCAGCGTCGCAGTCTTCTCCTCAAACTGTCGGGGCAGACTCAGCTGTTGGAGGAACTAGCAGAGATCAGTGTGGACAGGCTTGGAGCAATTACATCTGCTGCTGATG ttctcCCGGGCCTCGCAGAGCGCCCACAGCTGATGACTCTGTGGTCGGAGTGCAGCGGGTCTGCAGGACTTTTCCACACCACGTTGGACAGAGTGTTCAAACACATGAACCAGTGCTACGCAGCAGTGCTGCAAGAGAGGCGCCCACACAGCGCCGACTCAG TGATTGGTGTCGTAGTGGGCGAGATGGTGGACAGGAGCGATCTGGTGCCGGCTGCACTCTCCCAGGACGTCCTGACTGTGTTTCAGCTCCACAGTTACATCTTACAGCATGAAGTGCACGACATGGAGACACACCTGCTGCATCTGGCCAGAGAGG ATATGTTCACAGAGGCTCTGTACCATGGAGATTCTTCTCAGCGTCTagcagagctggaggaggtgcCTGTGTCGTCCCTATGGCCTAGAAACAGCACTTTGAGAGCTCTGGCCTCCCTGCTCACTGCAGAGGACCCTCAGGTCAACAAGGCAGCAGCTGACTACCTCTCCTCTGCAACGTCACACGGCCACTTCAGGACCAGA GCAGTGGAGTGGTACACCCAGGCACTGTCAGAGGCTGGAGGTCATAGCCAGAGGGCCGCCTGCTCAGCTCTCAGCTGTCTGCAG gCAGTAGAAAGTATCAGGGCAGTAGTAGCACTGTGTGATTCAGCTGATGAAGAGCTTCGCCACGTCGCCATAGAAACCCTGCTCACATTCG GTGAGGAGGGGCGGCTGGCATATGAACAGCTGGACACGGTGCCGGGGGACATCATCCATCTGGGGACGCGCCGAGGAAACGCCGTCACCACTGCCTTCTGA
- the ripor2 gene encoding rho family-interacting cell polarization regulator 2 isoform X4, with protein sequence MHRRVRTYNHIKMKRYRYTYSVSSRIPEIMAAGTHSPGGPNGIIRSQSFAGFSTLQERRSRCNSFMGNSAVQKKPQSKPKKPHLSGHKGGSSSREPQPKRLEEVYTALKQGLDEYLEVHQTELDKLMSLMKDMKRNSRLGVLYDLDKQIKTIERYMRRLEFHMSKVDELYEAFCIQSRLREGASRMKQAFSSSPSTKGTKESIAEVNRRYKEYTENMSTFESELENLLGEFHIKMKGLAGFARLCPGDQYEIFMRYGRQRWKLKGRIEVNSRQSWDGDDMVFMPLITDLINIKVTELKGLATHMLVGSVICETKELFTAMPQVVAVDVNDLGTIKLNLEVTWYPFDVEDLTLSSGNVSKATALQRRVSVYSQGTPETPTFQDTSFFSTLPDDVFENGGCGVAECKRLSFTFSDTSGSTPSPSPAPSSHSTGQSNPEITVTPPETDPSPTQILTTREDSIAEEHLVEEEEEEEEEEYEEDGETGSRGSRASLASDEAEVAEDSEWEHTESQRNSGSNCGSAAVSLCSDGHLSTVAPEDVFLDHNDELKPVELDTEEAGSLTRQLVRRLTSSEIVSPNGSSTEAGGSLSWAGEGSRAFLESSLEEAIHSLLMRLESLTHRCRELQDLEQEVMRLEDLLKCRLPGHRSRSSSLSLTVESALESFDFLNTSDFDDEDTGDDNAVLSIPQRSPLFDTDGERIGSQHPEARGHLSEALTEDTGVGNSVAGSPLPLTTGNENLDVAIVIHLQYCNHLIQLLTNGVGVWQRRSLLLKLSGQTQLLEELAEISVDRLGAITSAADVLPGLAERPQLMTLWSECSGSAGLFHTTLDRVFKHMNQCYAAVLQERRPHSADSVIGVVVGEMVDRSDLVPAALSQDVLTVFQLHSYILQHEVHDMETHLLHLAREDMFTEALYHGDSSQRLAELEEVPVSSLWPRNSTLRALASLLTAEDPQVNKAAADYLSSATSHGHFRTRAVEWYTQALSEAGGHSQRAACSALSCLQAVESIRAVVALCDSADEELRHVAIETLLTFGEEGRLAYEQLDTVPGDIIHLGTRRGNAVTTAF encoded by the exons gtGTAACTCCTTCATGGGGAACTCGGCAGTGCAGAAGAAGCCTCAGTCCAAGCCAAAGAAGCCGCACCTGTCAGGACACAAGGGGGGCAGCAGCTCCAGAGAGCCGCAGCCCAAAAGACTGGAGGAGGTTTACACTGCACTCAAACAAGGCCTGGA TGAGTATCTTGAAGTTCATCAGACAGAGTTGGACAAACTCATGTCTCTGATGAAGGACATGAAGAGGAACTCTCGCCTG ggAGTGCTGTACGATCTCGACAAG CAAATCAAAACCATTGAGAGGTACATGAGACGTCTGGAGTTTCACATGAGCAAG gtGGATGAGCTATACGAGGCCTTCTGCATCCAGAGCCGTCTGAGGGAAGGTGCCAGCCGGATGAAGCaggccttctcctcctctccctccactaAAGGCACCAAGGAAAGCATCGCAGAGGTCAACCGCCGCTACAAGGAGTACACAGAG aaCATGAGCACATTCGAGAGTGAACTGGAGAACCTGCTCGGGGAGTTTCACATCAAAATGAAGG GTTTGGCAGGCTTTGCTAGGCTCTGTCCTGGAGACCAGTATGAG ATTTTCATGCGGTACGGTCGGCAGCGGTGGAAGTTGAAGGGGAGGATTGAAGTGAACTCCAGACAGAGTTGGGATGGCGATGATATGGTCTTCATGCCGCTCATCACCGACCTTATTAACATCAAG GTGACAGAGCTGAAGGGCCTGGCCACTCACATGCTGGTGGGCAGCGTGATCTGTGAGACAAAGGAGCTGTTCACTGCCATGCCTCAGGTGGTGGCTGTGGACGTTAATGACCTGGGGACCATCAAACTCAACCTGGAGGTCACGTGGTA CCCCTTCGACGTCGAGGACCTGACTCTGTCATCTGGCAACGTGAGCAAAGCTACAGCGCTCCAGAGACGAGTGTCAGTCTACAGCCAGGGCACGCCGGAGACCCCCACCTTCCAGGACACCTCCTTCTTT tCCACCTTACCAGACGATGTCTTTGAGAACGGTGGTTGCGGTGTGGCAGAGTGCAAGCGTCTCTCCTTCACCTTCTCTGACACCTCTGGTTCCACGCCCAGCCCCAGCCCGGCTCCGAGCTCACACTCCACAGGCCAGTCTAACCCTGAGATCACAGTCACTCCTCCAGAAACAGACCCATCACCAACACAAATACTCACAACGAGGGAGGACTCTATCGCAGAGGAGCATTtagtggaagaggaggaggaggaggaggaggaggagtacgAAGAGGATGGGGAGACAGGTAGCAGAGGAAGTAGGGCCAGCCTCGCCAGTGATGAAGCCGAGGTGGCAGAGGACTCTGAGTGGGAGCACACAGAGTCCCAGCGAAATTCTGGCTCCAACTGTggttcagctgctgtttccctctgttctGACGGACACCTGTCTACAGTGGCTCCAGAGGATGTTTTCTTAGACCACAACGATGAACTGAAACCTGTGGAGCTGGACACAGAGGAGGCGGGCAGCCTTACCAGGCAGCTTGTGAGAAGGCTGACTTCTTCGGAAATTGTGTCGCCAAACGGGAGCTCCACGGAAGCAGGAGGAAGCCTGAGCTGGGCTGGAGAGGGAAGCAGGGCTTTCCTGGAGAGCAGCCTGGAGGAGGCCATCCACAGTCTGCTCATGAGGCTCGAGTCTCTCACTCACcgctgcagagagctgcaggacCTCGAGCAGGAAGTGATGCGTCTGGAGGACCTGCTCAAG TGTCGACTGCCGGGTCACAGGAGCCGCTCATCCAGCCTCAGTCTGACAGTGGAGAGTGCCTTGGAGAGCTTCGACTTCCTCAACACCTCTGACTTCGATGATGAGGATACTGGAGACGATAACGCCGTCCTCAGCATCCCACAGAGGTCTCCGCTGTTTGATACAGACGGAGAGAGGATCGG CAGCCAGCATCCAGAAGCCAGAGGACACCTGAGTGAAGCCCTGACAGAGGACACCGGGGTGGGCAACAGTGTGGCGGGAAGCCCCCTGCCTCTCACCACCGGAAACGAGAACCTGGACGTGGCTATCGTCATCCACCTGCAGTACTGTAATCACCTCATACAG CTGTTGACCAATGGGGTGGGTGTGTGGCAGCGTCGCAGTCTTCTCCTCAAACTGTCGGGGCAGACTCAGCTGTTGGAGGAACTAGCAGAGATCAGTGTGGACAGGCTTGGAGCAATTACATCTGCTGCTGATG ttctcCCGGGCCTCGCAGAGCGCCCACAGCTGATGACTCTGTGGTCGGAGTGCAGCGGGTCTGCAGGACTTTTCCACACCACGTTGGACAGAGTGTTCAAACACATGAACCAGTGCTACGCAGCAGTGCTGCAAGAGAGGCGCCCACACAGCGCCGACTCAG TGATTGGTGTCGTAGTGGGCGAGATGGTGGACAGGAGCGATCTGGTGCCGGCTGCACTCTCCCAGGACGTCCTGACTGTGTTTCAGCTCCACAGTTACATCTTACAGCATGAAGTGCACGACATGGAGACACACCTGCTGCATCTGGCCAGAGAGG ATATGTTCACAGAGGCTCTGTACCATGGAGATTCTTCTCAGCGTCTagcagagctggaggaggtgcCTGTGTCGTCCCTATGGCCTAGAAACAGCACTTTGAGAGCTCTGGCCTCCCTGCTCACTGCAGAGGACCCTCAGGTCAACAAGGCAGCAGCTGACTACCTCTCCTCTGCAACGTCACACGGCCACTTCAGGACCAGA GCAGTGGAGTGGTACACCCAGGCACTGTCAGAGGCTGGAGGTCATAGCCAGAGGGCCGCCTGCTCAGCTCTCAGCTGTCTGCAG gCAGTAGAAAGTATCAGGGCAGTAGTAGCACTGTGTGATTCAGCTGATGAAGAGCTTCGCCACGTCGCCATAGAAACCCTGCTCACATTCG GTGAGGAGGGGCGGCTGGCATATGAACAGCTGGACACGGTGCCGGGGGACATCATCCATCTGGGGACGCGCCGAGGAAACGCCGTCACCACTGCCTTCTGA